Proteins co-encoded in one Natrinema sp. CBA1119 genomic window:
- a CDS encoding IS630 family transposase (programmed frameshift) — MDHLDEISVEELQEALNNVEGNKPTQRLLAAIAYKNGVTQTELAEWHNTGRRTIYSWLKRLDTDESLEQAVTDAHRSGRKRKLSEEEQIKFKETVHEPPENVGVDAPAWTPALVQQYLDETYNVEYSLPSCRRLLKEAGLSYQKPRRTAAGSETDEQETFREELKKKRREMDATVVCIDQTKKSVQVEPRAAWFPRDTRPAVELSGQRDWTCLLGAITEDGDRFFSRFEEYVTAEHAKHFILALCKEFEDDLIIVLDGAPYFQASAVTDLAARDDLAFVTLPAYSPEFNPVEECWRQLQTALSNRFFDSLGELTTAIDTALDQLSVPQVSNYF, encoded by the exons ATGGACCATCTCGACGAGATCTCCGTCGAAGAACTCCAAGAGGCTCTCAACAACGTTGAGGGAAACAAGCCGACACAGCGGTTATTAGCAGCAATTGCGTACAAAAACGGTGTTACGCAGACCGAACTAGCAGAGTGGCACAATACCGGCCGACGAACAATCTACAGTTGGCTCAAGCGACTCGACACCGACGAGTCGCTTGAGCAGGCTGTAACTGATGCTCATCGGTCTGGGAGAAAACGAAAACTCTCAGAAGAAGAGCAAATAAAATTCAAAGAAACTGTCCACGAACCACCAGAGAATGTTGGAGTTGACGCGCCGGCGTGGACGCCGGCGCTCGTCCAGCAGTATCTTGACGAGACCTACAATGTTGAATACTCACTTCCGAGCTGTCGGCGGTTACTCAAAGAAGCAGGATTGAGCTATCAAAAACCACGCCGCACAGCCGCCGGATCAGAGACTGACGAGCAAGAAACGTTCCGCGAAGAACTCA AAAAAAAGCGGCGGGAGATGGACGCCACAGTAGTCTGTATCGACCAGACCAAGAAATCCGTGCAAGTTGAGCCGCGTGCCGCGTGGTTTCCTCGCGACACGCGGCCGGCAGTTGAACTCTCTGGACAACGCGATTGGACATGTTTACTCGGCGCAATCACCGAAGACGGTGATCGCTTTTTCTCTCGATTCGAGGAGTACGTGACCGCCGAACACGCGAAACATTTCATTCTCGCATTATGCAAAGAGTTCGAAGATGATTTGATCATTGTGTTAGATGGAGCACCGTACTTTCAGGCTTCGGCCGTCACGGACCTAGCGGCCCGTGACGACCTCGCCTTCGTCACGTTACCGGCATACTCTCCTGAGTTCAATCCAGTCGAAGAGTGCTGGCGACAGCTACAAACGGCTCTCAGCAATCGGTTTTTCGACTCACTTGGTGAGTTAACAACGGCGATCGATACCGCACTTGACCAGCTCTCTGTACCACAAGTGAGCAATTATTTCTAA